One genomic window of Nevskia ramosa DSM 11499 includes the following:
- a CDS encoding RodZ domain-containing protein: MTSDPIIPTLRVATETDAAKPDSNSVAPSAAGGPGRMIRTARERASMSIEELAVQTRLARPTLEALESDDFSTLHEAVYVRGYYRKCAKVLKLPEAELIGAYDKLLGPKAPPLPTKLLLGSDGSTMGSMSRRGGGPSLPLVLAIAVAVGVGLWFLVHESPSLVPTIEPTTPPPAAVVEPAPAPTSSLEAQPGVPASEFATPMPGEAPASGAAVTGTEPAAASAAEPVVAGSGALVLNFTATSWVRVDDADGRLLLSGNQRAGDHQVLRGRLPYALFIGYVPGVTIEFDGKPFDLKPHMRDNSTARISLPFVEPAAAPATTP; this comes from the coding sequence ATGACTTCCGATCCGATCATTCCGACCCTGCGCGTGGCTACCGAAACCGACGCTGCAAAGCCTGACTCGAACTCCGTTGCCCCGAGCGCCGCCGGCGGCCCCGGCCGGATGATTCGCACGGCGCGAGAACGCGCCTCGATGAGCATCGAGGAGCTGGCGGTGCAGACGCGCCTCGCCCGGCCGACGCTCGAAGCGCTGGAAAGCGATGATTTCTCGACCCTGCACGAAGCGGTTTACGTGCGCGGCTATTACCGCAAGTGCGCCAAGGTGCTGAAGCTGCCGGAGGCGGAGCTGATCGGCGCCTACGACAAGCTGCTGGGGCCGAAGGCGCCGCCGCTGCCGACCAAGCTGCTGCTCGGCAGTGACGGTTCGACGATGGGTTCGATGAGCCGCCGCGGCGGTGGCCCGAGCCTGCCGCTGGTGCTCGCCATTGCGGTGGCAGTCGGCGTCGGACTCTGGTTCCTGGTCCACGAGTCGCCGAGCCTGGTGCCGACGATCGAGCCGACCACGCCGCCGCCGGCTGCCGTGGTCGAGCCGGCTCCGGCGCCGACTTCGTCCCTCGAAGCACAGCCGGGTGTTCCCGCCAGCGAATTCGCGACGCCGATGCCGGGCGAAGCGCCAGCGTCTGGCGCAGCCGTAACCGGCACCGAGCCGGCTGCCGCCAGCGCAGCGGAACCCGTTGTCGCCGGCTCCGGCGCGCTGGTGCTCAATTTCACCGCCACCTCCTGGGTGAGAGTCGACGATGCCGACGGCCGCTTGCTGCTGTCCGGCAACCAGCGGGCCGGCGATCATCAGGTGCTGCGCGGACGCCTGCCGTACGCGCTGTTCATCGGCTATGTGCCGGGCGTGACCATCGAGTTCGACGGCAAGCCGTTCGACCTCAAGCCGCACATGCGCGACAACTCGACGGCCCGCATCAGCCTGCCGTTTGTCGAGCCCGCAGCTGCGCCAGCCACAACGCCCTGA
- the hisS gene encoding histidine--tRNA ligase: MKIQSVRGMNDVLPADSSAWQHVHAVAAQVFAAYGYGELRLPVVERTELFKRAVGEVTDVVEKEMYSFEDRGGERLSLRPELTAGVIRAGIEHGILFNQQQRIWCTGPVFRYERPQAGRYRQFHQLDVEAFGIATPDADVEIIAIAAQLWKRLGMSGFQLQINTLGTLPSRAAHRAALIDYLVQHEAALDEDARRRLHANPLRVLDSKVPATQAIVEGAPSLLDYLDEASIAHFDAVKAGLEALGIAYVINPRLVRGLDYYTHTVFEWVTDQLGAQGTVCAGGRYDGLVEQLGGPKTTGVGFGLGIERLILLMAVQQVPVVSNQPQVYLCRFGTEAERVALQLSETLRDQLPGLRLVLNAGGGSLKSQLKRADGCGARLALIIGDDEAAAGAVQVKSLRGEGEAFTCARTELAAELSRRLAL, encoded by the coding sequence ATGAAGATCCAGTCCGTACGCGGCATGAACGATGTCCTGCCGGCCGATTCGTCGGCCTGGCAGCACGTTCACGCCGTCGCTGCCCAGGTGTTCGCCGCCTACGGCTACGGCGAGCTGCGCCTGCCGGTGGTCGAGCGTACCGAGTTGTTCAAGCGCGCGGTCGGTGAAGTGACCGATGTCGTCGAGAAGGAGATGTATTCGTTCGAGGATCGTGGCGGCGAGCGCCTGAGCCTGCGTCCCGAGCTGACCGCCGGCGTGATCCGCGCCGGCATCGAGCACGGCATCCTGTTCAACCAGCAGCAGCGCATCTGGTGCACCGGCCCGGTGTTCCGCTACGAGCGTCCGCAGGCGGGCCGTTATCGGCAGTTCCATCAGCTCGATGTCGAAGCCTTCGGCATCGCCACGCCGGATGCCGATGTCGAGATCATCGCCATCGCCGCGCAGCTCTGGAAGCGCCTCGGCATGAGCGGCTTCCAGCTGCAGATCAACACGCTCGGCACCTTGCCGTCGCGGGCGGCGCATCGCGCGGCCCTGATCGACTATCTGGTCCAGCACGAAGCCGCGCTCGACGAAGACGCCAGGCGCCGCCTGCATGCCAATCCGTTGCGGGTGCTCGATTCCAAGGTGCCGGCGACCCAGGCGATCGTCGAAGGCGCGCCGTCGCTGCTCGATTACCTGGATGAGGCCTCGATCGCGCACTTCGATGCCGTCAAGGCCGGGCTCGAAGCGCTGGGCATCGCCTACGTCATCAATCCGCGGCTGGTGCGTGGACTCGACTACTACACGCACACGGTGTTCGAGTGGGTCACCGACCAGCTCGGCGCCCAGGGCACGGTCTGTGCCGGCGGCCGCTATGACGGTCTGGTCGAGCAGCTGGGCGGCCCGAAGACCACCGGCGTCGGCTTCGGCCTCGGCATCGAGCGGCTGATCCTGCTGATGGCCGTGCAGCAGGTGCCGGTGGTGTCGAATCAGCCGCAGGTCTACCTCTGCCGCTTCGGTACCGAAGCCGAGCGCGTGGCGCTGCAGCTGTCGGAAACGCTGCGCGATCAGCTGCCCGGTCTGCGCCTGGTGCTGAACGCCGGCGGCGGCAGTCTCAAGTCCCAGCTCAAGCGTGCCGATGGCTGCGGCGCGCGGCTGGCGCTGATCATTGGCGACGACGAAGCGGCTGCCGGCGCCGTTCAAGTAAAATCGCTGCGCGGCGAGGGCGAAGCCTTCACCTGTGCCCGAACCGAACTGGCTGCGGAACTCTCGCGCCGGCTCGCGCTCTGA
- a CDS encoding YfgM family protein yields MSTHYDDEAQVEDLRRWWKDNWLPLAVGLGLGLAAIFGWEYYRTQKNQTRAEASQLFEELKTAVTAKKYDDAVKMADRLASDFESTPYAAAGAMKLAQAAVDDNKLDDARIRLEWAYAHADDEALKPLIHLRLARVLWQQGKAPDALKLLDAGADSYAVLFDELRGDIKLAEGDRAAALAAYTKAISGLDGETTGTPNAPIAESLQHKIDDLADVAAVKS; encoded by the coding sequence ATGAGCACCCATTACGACGACGAAGCCCAAGTCGAAGACCTGCGCCGCTGGTGGAAGGACAACTGGTTGCCGCTGGCCGTCGGTCTGGGCCTGGGTCTCGCTGCAATCTTCGGCTGGGAGTACTACCGCACCCAGAAGAACCAGACGCGCGCCGAAGCCTCGCAGCTGTTCGAGGAACTGAAGACCGCGGTCACCGCCAAGAAGTACGACGACGCGGTGAAGATGGCCGATCGTCTGGCCAGCGATTTCGAGTCCACGCCGTACGCGGCGGCCGGTGCGATGAAGCTGGCCCAGGCGGCCGTCGACGACAACAAGCTCGACGATGCGCGCATCCGTCTCGAATGGGCCTATGCCCACGCCGATGACGAAGCGCTGAAGCCGCTGATCCATCTGCGCCTGGCCCGCGTGCTCTGGCAGCAGGGCAAGGCGCCTGACGCGCTGAAGCTGCTCGATGCGGGTGCCGACAGCTACGCCGTGCTGTTCGACGAACTGCGCGGCGACATCAAGCTCGCCGAAGGCGATCGCGCGGCTGCACTCGCGGCCTACACCAAGGCGATCAGTGGACTCGACGGCGAGACCACTGGCACGCCGAACGCGCCGATCGCCGAATCGCTGCAGCACAAGATCGATGATCTGGCCGATGTCGCGGCGGTGAAATCGTGA
- the bamB gene encoding outer membrane protein assembly factor BamB: MKPAFNNSLRSSLSLLLIAALAATTACSSKPKLREPTKLVEVKPEIKVQQLWSRSAGNGSGGFYSGLRLDLESDALYAAAINGGVFALDPKTGATIWQSKTKSRVISGPTVAADLVFVGTLDGDVIALKRADGKEAWRHRLLSEVVAAPVASGDIVVVRSVDGRQFGLSVADGSRVWNFDRAEPNLTLRGLSKPLILGNRVYIGLDSGKLVALNLADGVPAWEQNLSVPTGRSELERLTDVDADLLAADNGIYAVSYGNDIALIDPVAGESRWRRSIKSYTGMSADDAHLYVTDNDGLLWSLDADTGAVNWKQETLKFRRLSPPAVFGKYIVAGDYKGYLHWFESGDGHEVMRGNLGGDAVTASPVSDGERLYVLNVSGDIAAYQLAPTK, from the coding sequence GTGAAGCCAGCCTTTAACAATTCACTCCGCAGCAGTTTGAGTCTGCTGCTGATCGCGGCGCTGGCCGCGACCACCGCCTGCTCGTCGAAGCCGAAGCTGCGCGAACCGACCAAGCTGGTCGAGGTCAAGCCGGAAATCAAGGTCCAGCAGCTCTGGTCGCGCTCGGCCGGAAACGGCAGCGGCGGCTTCTATTCCGGCCTGCGTCTGGACCTGGAATCCGATGCGCTGTACGCCGCTGCGATCAATGGTGGCGTGTTCGCGCTCGATCCGAAGACCGGTGCCACCATCTGGCAGAGCAAGACCAAGTCGCGAGTGATTTCCGGCCCCACGGTCGCTGCCGACCTGGTCTTCGTCGGCACGCTCGATGGTGACGTGATTGCCCTGAAGCGCGCCGATGGCAAGGAAGCCTGGCGTCATCGCCTGCTCAGCGAAGTGGTCGCGGCGCCAGTGGCGAGCGGCGACATCGTCGTCGTGCGCAGCGTCGATGGCCGCCAGTTCGGCCTGTCGGTTGCCGACGGCAGCCGGGTCTGGAACTTCGATCGTGCCGAGCCGAATCTGACGCTGCGCGGACTGTCGAAGCCGCTGATCCTCGGCAATCGTGTCTACATCGGTCTGGACAGCGGCAAGCTGGTGGCGCTGAACCTCGCCGACGGCGTGCCGGCCTGGGAGCAGAACCTGTCGGTGCCGACCGGCCGTTCCGAGCTGGAACGCCTGACCGATGTCGACGCCGATCTGCTCGCGGCCGACAACGGCATCTACGCGGTCAGCTACGGCAACGACATCGCGCTGATCGACCCTGTGGCCGGCGAAAGCCGCTGGCGTCGCAGCATCAAGAGCTATACCGGCATGAGCGCCGACGATGCCCATCTTTACGTCACCGACAACGATGGCCTGCTGTGGTCGCTGGACGCCGATACCGGTGCGGTGAACTGGAAGCAGGAGACGCTGAAGTTCCGTCGCCTGTCGCCGCCTGCCGTGTTCGGCAAGTACATCGTCGCCGGCGACTACAAGGGCTATCTGCACTGGTTCGAATCGGGTGATGGCCACGAGGTCATGCGGGGCAATCTGGGTGGCGATGCTGTGACTGCGTCGCCGGTCAGCGATGGCGAGCGCCTGTATGTGCTCAACGTCTCCGGCGATATCGCCGCCTACCAGCTCGCCCCGACGAAGTAG
- the der gene encoding ribosome biogenesis GTPase Der translates to MSSIPEVPPAASPDVEAARMLPVIALVGRPNVGKSTLFNRFTNSRDALVADYAGLTRDRQYGQGTFERKRFIVVDTGGLMPESADALALLAEQQARIAIEDADTVLFLVDAKAGLMASDIEIANVLRKLGKPVRLLANKSEGMTKMLVADFYKLGLGEPTVISAEFGDGIGGLLRDLLANTPQNTEEPEWDDGTIRVAIVGRPNAGKSTLVNRLIGEDRVLSSEQPGTTRDSISVPFEWGGRKFELIDTAGVRRKSRVTEVIEKFSIVKTLQAIDRAHVVISMVDAQDEIGTHDARIMGLVAHHGRAMVLAVNKWDGLDMDKRKWVRDMVDFKLPFLDYVPVDFVSALHGSGLRELMEHVVAGYEATTREMATPELNRVLIAAVEKHAPHAILGRRIKLRYCHQSGRNPPAIMIHGNQTDKLKDSYVSYLANTFREAFKLQGVPLKLEFKTGDNPFKNKKSDLSPAMQMKAKRLAAQSARTKK, encoded by the coding sequence ATGAGCAGCATCCCTGAAGTGCCCCCTGCAGCATCCCCCGACGTCGAAGCCGCGCGCATGCTGCCGGTCATCGCCCTCGTCGGCCGTCCGAACGTCGGCAAGTCGACCCTGTTCAATCGCTTCACCAACAGTCGCGATGCCCTGGTCGCCGATTACGCCGGCCTGACGCGTGATCGCCAGTACGGTCAGGGCACCTTCGAGCGCAAGCGCTTCATCGTCGTCGACACTGGCGGCCTGATGCCGGAATCCGCCGATGCGCTGGCGCTGCTCGCCGAACAGCAGGCGCGGATCGCCATCGAGGACGCCGACACCGTGCTGTTCCTGGTCGATGCCAAGGCTGGCCTGATGGCCTCGGACATCGAGATCGCCAACGTGCTGCGCAAGCTGGGCAAGCCGGTACGCCTGCTGGCCAACAAGTCGGAAGGCATGACCAAGATGCTGGTCGCCGACTTCTACAAGCTGGGCCTCGGCGAGCCGACGGTGATCTCCGCCGAGTTTGGCGACGGCATCGGCGGACTGCTGCGCGACCTGCTGGCCAACACGCCGCAGAACACCGAAGAACCGGAATGGGACGACGGCACGATTCGCGTCGCGATCGTCGGCCGACCGAACGCCGGCAAGTCGACCCTGGTCAATCGCCTGATCGGCGAAGACCGCGTGCTGTCGTCCGAACAGCCGGGTACCACGCGTGATTCGATCAGCGTGCCGTTCGAGTGGGGTGGCCGCAAGTTCGAGCTGATCGATACCGCCGGCGTGCGCCGCAAGTCCCGGGTCACCGAAGTGATCGAAAAGTTTTCGATCGTCAAGACCTTGCAGGCGATCGACCGCGCCCATGTGGTGATCTCGATGGTCGACGCCCAGGACGAGATCGGCACTCACGATGCACGGATCATGGGCCTGGTCGCCCATCACGGCCGCGCGATGGTGCTGGCGGTCAACAAGTGGGACGGCCTGGACATGGACAAGCGCAAGTGGGTGCGCGACATGGTCGATTTCAAGCTGCCGTTTCTCGACTACGTGCCGGTCGATTTCGTCTCGGCCCTGCACGGCTCGGGCTTGCGCGAGCTGATGGAACACGTGGTCGCCGGCTACGAAGCGACGACCCGCGAAATGGCGACGCCGGAACTGAACCGGGTGCTGATCGCCGCCGTCGAAAAGCACGCACCGCACGCCATCCTTGGTCGCCGCATCAAGCTGCGCTACTGCCATCAGAGTGGCCGCAATCCGCCGGCGATCATGATTCACGGCAACCAGACCGACAAACTCAAGGACAGCTACGTCAGCTACCTGGCGAACACTTTCCGTGAAGCTTTCAAGCTGCAGGGCGTGCCGCTGAAGCTCGAGTTCAAGACCGGCGACAACCCGTTCAAGAACAAGAAGAGCGACCTTTCGCCGGCGATGCAGATGAAGGCGAAGCGTCTGGCGGCGCAGTCGGCAAGAACCAAGAAGTAG
- a CDS encoding MFS transporter, which produces MNRRRIAVTLAGIAAFINLYAPQSLLPLLRDWIGNDAARAGLIVSAGTFGVAIAAPFAGLLADRFGRRRVIVIAAFLAVVPGLLAGLAPTPEALMLIRLVQGLCLPGIFAVTVAYIAEEWPAAEARAVTAVYVAGTIGGGFCGRLLSGVVAEFAGWRWAFASLALLQLALALLIRVWLPPGRDIPRLRGTPRTPLLPLLLRPGLRGAYATGFLMLFALVGGFTYMTLHLSQAPYSLGPAALSTIFVVYLAGIVITPYSGRLLNAYGHAKVLVMAWAFGVTGLLLTLFPPLPVIGVGLCLFSLGLFIAQTATTSFVSESAGLQRGPAVGLYVTCYYLGGSAGGVIPAVVWHWAGWPGVVGLMCCAGGIAALIGWRSFRFPKDEPHPVEDAVPEVGGEA; this is translated from the coding sequence ATGAACCGTCGCCGCATCGCCGTAACCCTCGCGGGGATCGCGGCCTTCATCAATCTCTACGCGCCGCAGTCGCTGCTGCCGCTGCTGCGCGACTGGATTGGCAATGATGCCGCGCGCGCCGGATTGATCGTTTCAGCAGGAACATTCGGTGTCGCCATCGCCGCGCCGTTCGCCGGGCTGCTGGCCGATCGTTTCGGGCGCCGCCGGGTGATCGTCATCGCGGCCTTCCTCGCCGTCGTTCCCGGCCTGCTCGCCGGTCTGGCGCCGACGCCGGAAGCGCTGATGCTGATCCGTCTCGTCCAGGGTCTGTGCCTGCCGGGCATCTTCGCGGTGACCGTTGCCTACATCGCCGAGGAATGGCCGGCGGCGGAGGCGAGGGCGGTGACCGCGGTGTATGTCGCCGGCACCATCGGCGGCGGTTTCTGCGGCCGGCTGCTGTCCGGCGTGGTGGCCGAATTCGCCGGCTGGCGATGGGCATTCGCGTCGCTGGCACTGCTGCAACTGGCGCTCGCGCTGCTGATCCGGGTCTGGTTGCCGCCGGGTCGAGATATCCCCCGGCTGCGCGGCACGCCGCGCACGCCGCTGCTGCCCTTGCTGCTGCGTCCGGGCCTGCGCGGCGCCTACGCGACCGGTTTCCTGATGCTGTTCGCGCTGGTCGGCGGCTTCACCTACATGACTCTGCATCTGTCGCAGGCGCCGTACTCGCTGGGGCCGGCGGCGCTGTCGACGATCTTCGTCGTCTATCTCGCCGGCATCGTCATCACGCCGTACTCGGGCCGGCTGCTGAACGCCTATGGCCACGCCAAGGTGCTGGTGATGGCCTGGGCGTTCGGCGTGACCGGGCTGCTGCTGACCCTGTTCCCGCCGCTGCCGGTGATCGGTGTCGGCCTGTGCCTGTTCTCGCTCGGCCTGTTCATCGCCCAGACCGCGACCACCAGCTTCGTCAGCGAATCGGCCGGACTGCAGCGCGGCCCGGCGGTTGGCCTGTATGTGACCTGTTACTACCTCGGCGGCAGCGCCGGCGGCGTGATCCCGGCTGTGGTCTGGCACTGGGCCGGCTGGCCCGGCGTGGTCGGGCTGATGTGCTGCGCCGGCGGCATCGCGGCGCTGATCGGCTGGCGCAGCTTCCGCTTCCCAAAGGACGAGCCGCATCCGGTTGAGGATGCGGTGCCGGAGGTTGGCGGCGAGGCTTGA
- a CDS encoding acyl-CoA dehydrogenase family protein, producing MNAPLPASSAPAVDAAELELFRDNVIRFFAGNVEPHYEQWEKGGKFPASLYTDMGANGLLCVDMPEQYGGAGAPFEFSMVVLEEAARMGFLALASNLSVHSDIAAPYILHLGTEFQRQKYLPKMASGECIGAIGMSEPGAGSDLQGIKTSALPDGEGGYVINGSKTFITNGQHAGVVVLATKTDPKTGAKGTTLFTFDTSLPGFKRGRNLDKIGLHSADTSELFFDNVKISADEVLGRVGGGFGHLVDELPRERLALAVTAVGHAQGALEKTIKYTMERKAFGNPIASFQNTRFELAKCKTDVEVHRAFVEKCSAQYALGKLDVPTAAMVKLSTTEMEGRVTDACLQLFGGYGYMTEYPISRYWADARIQRIYGGTSEIMKEVIARSLVGR from the coding sequence ATGAACGCTCCCCTGCCTGCTTCCTCCGCGCCCGCCGTCGACGCCGCCGAACTCGAACTGTTCCGCGACAACGTCATCCGCTTCTTCGCGGGAAACGTCGAACCGCATTACGAGCAATGGGAGAAGGGCGGCAAGTTCCCGGCCTCGCTGTACACGGACATGGGCGCCAACGGCCTGCTCTGCGTCGACATGCCGGAGCAGTACGGCGGTGCCGGCGCGCCGTTCGAGTTCTCGATGGTGGTGCTCGAAGAAGCTGCGCGCATGGGCTTCCTGGCGCTGGCTTCGAACCTGTCGGTGCATTCCGACATCGCCGCCCCGTACATCCTCCATCTCGGCACGGAATTCCAGCGCCAGAAGTACCTGCCGAAGATGGCCAGCGGCGAGTGCATCGGCGCCATCGGCATGAGCGAACCGGGCGCCGGCTCCGACCTGCAGGGCATCAAGACCAGCGCCCTGCCGGACGGTGAAGGTGGCTACGTCATCAATGGCTCGAAGACCTTCATCACCAATGGCCAGCACGCCGGCGTCGTGGTCCTGGCGACCAAGACCGACCCGAAGACCGGCGCCAAGGGCACCACGCTGTTCACCTTCGATACCTCCCTGCCCGGCTTCAAGCGTGGCCGCAATCTCGACAAGATCGGCCTGCACTCGGCCGATACCAGCGAGCTGTTCTTCGACAACGTGAAGATCTCCGCCGATGAAGTGCTCGGCCGCGTCGGCGGCGGCTTCGGTCACCTGGTCGACGAGCTGCCACGCGAGCGCCTGGCCCTCGCCGTCACCGCGGTCGGCCATGCGCAGGGCGCGCTGGAAAAGACCATCAAGTACACGATGGAGCGCAAGGCCTTCGGCAACCCGATCGCCAGCTTCCAGAACACCCGTTTCGAACTCGCCAAGTGCAAGACCGATGTCGAAGTGCACCGCGCCTTCGTCGAGAAATGCAGTGCGCAATACGCGCTCGGCAAGCTCGACGTGCCGACCGCCGCGATGGTCAAGCTGTCGACCACCGAGATGGAAGGCCGGGTCACCGATGCCTGCCTGCAGCTGTTCGGCGGTTATGGCTACATGACCGAATACCCGATCAGCCGCTACTGGGCCGACGCGCGCATCCAGCGCATCTACGGCGGCACCAGCGAGATCATGAAGGAAGTGATCGCGCGCAGCCTGGTGGGGCGCTGA
- a CDS encoding acyl-CoA dehydrogenase yields MSPLINRRDLSFLLYELLDVEALCARSRYAMHDRDSFEAVIDAAHRLAVEQFLPHAAKADAQEPTFDGQTVTMIPEVKAALAAYVDGGFLSASFDAELGGLQLPYTIASAVNGLFVGANCGTAAYPFLTTAAANLLRVHGSPEQKIRYLQPMLAGRYFGTMCLSEPQAGSSLADVLTRATPEADGRYRISGNKMWISGGEHELAENIIHLVLARIDGAPAGTKGISLFIVPKYRLDADGNPGPRNGVRLAGLNHKMGYRGTTNCALNFGDVAGEPCYGELVGRANEGLAGMFHMMNEARIGVGLGATMLGYAGYRYSLDYAKTRLQGRLAANRDPSSKPVAIIEHSDVRRMLLAQKAYVEGGLALGLCCASLVDEQATADSSEAHTEAGLLLDILTPVAKAWPSEWCLEANKLAIQVLGGYGYTRDYPVERLYRDNRLNPIHEGTNGIQALDLLGRKALMNNGAALKLLLSRIAATAQAAGEFTALAEHAQALAAAVARIAGTTRRLAAVAQRGETELFLANASSYLDLVGHTVIAWLWLRQACVAQLAMASASTADAAFYTGKLQTCRWFFRHELPKTSAQAALLDSLDDTVLKMDLAGF; encoded by the coding sequence ATGTCCCCGCTGATCAATCGCCGCGATCTGTCGTTCCTGCTCTACGAATTGCTCGATGTCGAAGCGCTGTGCGCGCGCAGCCGCTATGCGATGCACGATCGCGACAGCTTCGAAGCGGTGATCGACGCCGCGCATCGCCTGGCCGTGGAGCAGTTCCTGCCGCATGCCGCCAAGGCCGATGCCCAAGAGCCGACTTTCGATGGCCAGACGGTGACCATGATCCCGGAGGTCAAGGCTGCGCTCGCGGCTTATGTCGACGGCGGTTTTCTCAGCGCGTCCTTCGACGCTGAACTCGGCGGCCTGCAGTTGCCGTACACCATCGCGTCGGCAGTCAACGGCCTGTTCGTCGGCGCCAATTGCGGCACCGCCGCCTATCCGTTCCTGACCACGGCGGCGGCCAATCTGCTGCGCGTGCATGGCTCGCCGGAGCAGAAGATCCGCTATCTGCAGCCGATGCTGGCCGGCCGCTACTTCGGCACCATGTGCCTGTCCGAGCCGCAGGCCGGTTCCTCGCTCGCCGACGTCCTCACGCGCGCCACGCCGGAAGCGGACGGCCGCTATCGCATCAGCGGCAACAAGATGTGGATCAGCGGCGGCGAGCACGAACTGGCAGAGAACATCATCCATCTCGTGCTGGCGCGGATCGACGGCGCGCCGGCAGGCACCAAGGGCATTTCGCTGTTCATCGTGCCGAAATACCGGCTCGATGCGGATGGCAATCCCGGCCCGCGCAACGGCGTTCGGCTGGCCGGCCTGAACCACAAGATGGGCTATCGCGGCACCACCAACTGCGCGCTGAACTTCGGCGACGTCGCGGGCGAGCCCTGCTACGGCGAGCTGGTCGGCCGAGCCAACGAAGGTCTGGCGGGCATGTTCCACATGATGAACGAGGCCCGCATCGGCGTCGGGCTCGGCGCGACCATGCTTGGCTACGCCGGCTATCGCTACTCGCTGGACTACGCGAAGACCCGGCTGCAGGGGCGACTGGCCGCGAACCGCGATCCGTCTTCGAAGCCGGTGGCGATCATCGAGCACAGTGACGTGCGGCGGATGCTGTTGGCGCAGAAGGCTTACGTCGAAGGCGGCCTGGCGCTTGGGCTTTGCTGTGCAAGCCTGGTCGACGAACAGGCCACGGCCGACAGTAGCGAAGCGCATACCGAAGCCGGGCTGCTGCTGGACATCCTGACGCCGGTCGCCAAGGCCTGGCCGTCCGAGTGGTGCCTGGAAGCGAACAAGCTGGCGATCCAGGTGCTCGGTGGTTACGGCTACACGCGCGACTATCCGGTCGAACGCCTGTATCGCGACAACCGCCTGAACCCGATCCACGAAGGCACCAACGGCATCCAGGCGCTCGATCTGCTTGGCCGCAAGGCCTTGATGAACAACGGCGCGGCGCTGAAGCTGCTGCTGTCGCGGATCGCGGCGACGGCGCAGGCCGCTGGCGAGTTCACGGCTCTGGCCGAGCATGCGCAGGCGCTTGCCGCTGCGGTGGCGCGCATCGCCGGCACCACGCGGCGGCTCGCGGCCGTCGCTCAGCGGGGTGAAACGGAGCTGTTCCTCGCCAATGCCAGCAGTTATCTGGACCTGGTCGGCCACACGGTCATCGCCTGGCTGTGGCTGCGTCAGGCCTGTGTTGCCCAGCTTGCAATGGCCTCGGCCTCGACGGCGGATGCGGCGTTCTACACCGGCAAATTGCAGACCTGCCGCTGGTTCTTCCGCCACGAGTTGCCGAAGACCTCGGCGCAGGCGGCGCTGCTCGACAGCCTCGACGACACCGTCCTGAAAATGGACTTGGCAGGGTTCTAG
- a CDS encoding HEAT repeat domain-containing protein, which yields MPMIAAFAEHVRERYKPDQPESFWACTPLFRRLADPTFAGQMINHTLHALNCDPHHSGDWSARQIVLVREPAWTLSLQLIDRPRRYIHSSPSHLLITALSGLPLSGELYDLPPGYDNAVFDPSLKLVPAGPFKLAAGEILAIDADCHAADFRVERPMMLLKLATAPVQTLEWLFSKSTLHPWQANDADAAMTNLRVGAYVLGRLAHQSSLEPIKTLTAHANQNVRWAAIQSLGRLSRAEAQKVLRAALDDPHPTVRHAAKQVIDEAERPVRKS from the coding sequence ATGCCCATGATCGCTGCGTTCGCCGAGCATGTTCGCGAACGCTACAAACCGGACCAGCCCGAATCGTTCTGGGCCTGCACGCCGCTGTTTCGCCGCCTGGCCGATCCGACTTTCGCTGGGCAGATGATCAATCACACCTTGCATGCGCTGAATTGCGATCCGCACCACTCTGGCGACTGGTCGGCCCGGCAGATCGTGCTGGTGCGCGAACCGGCGTGGACCCTGTCGCTGCAGTTGATCGATCGGCCGCGTCGCTACATCCACAGCTCGCCTTCGCATCTGCTGATCACGGCGCTGAGTGGTCTGCCGCTGAGCGGCGAGCTTTACGATCTGCCGCCCGGCTACGACAACGCGGTGTTCGATCCCTCACTGAAGCTCGTGCCTGCCGGACCATTCAAGCTCGCGGCCGGCGAGATTCTGGCCATCGATGCCGATTGCCATGCGGCCGACTTTCGCGTCGAGCGGCCGATGATGCTGCTGAAGCTGGCCACGGCGCCGGTGCAGACCCTGGAGTGGCTGTTCAGCAAATCCACCCTGCATCCCTGGCAGGCCAACGATGCCGATGCCGCGATGACCAATCTGAGAGTCGGCGCCTATGTGCTGGGCCGCCTCGCCCACCAGTCATCGCTGGAGCCGATCAAGACGCTGACCGCGCACGCCAACCAGAACGTGCGCTGGGCGGCGATCCAGAGCCTCGGCCGCCTGAGCCGTGCCGAAGCGCAGAAGGTGTTGCGGGCCGCGCTCGATGATCCGCATCCCACCGTGCGTCACGCGGCGAAGCAGGTGATCGACGAGGCCGAGCGGCCGGTACGGAAAAGCTGA